The nucleotide window AAGATTCCATATCTACTTTATTACCAAAAAACACTTCATATAAAACTACACCGATGGCTAATACTATTTGGCAGAGAACAACTCTTTTAGCGGCAACAAGGATGTCGCTACTTATCCCATTAAGCCTCATAATAAAACCTTATGTTAAACAGTGTAAGTTAATATAAAACACAGTTTAAATTTAACTTGTTACTACATTTCACTTGTTAATAACACTTGATTTTCTTTTAAGAAAAACCCTTGCTGGTTTTATATCTCCCTGACGAAATGAAACGGACATAAACTAATTCGTTATCGCTTCGACAAAATATAAATTACGCCTAAAATTATGTGATCAAAACGACAAATATCGACATCAATAATTCCATTTTTGAAAGATGTGTTTTTCATTTATGAAAGTAATAATTCAATAACTTTATTCATGAAAATTTTAGATGCTTTATTTTCAGTAAAAATAGATGTCTTTTATAAAAACTAAAGGCGTTAATTTGGCAAGTTACGATCTTATCAATTAAGACTATTCAAACACTTAGCTTCATTTCTAAGTTAATTGTTTAACGCTATCCGACAAGGGGAGAAAGGCACTTTTAGCCAGCGATACAGGCACTCGTTTGTTGAGTGATTTATCTATACGGCGTTCTCTATCTGGAAGTGATTATTTTTAAAAATAGTTTGTCACGATGTCATTTTTGACGTCTTTCAGGCATTACGGAGCGAATAAATCGGCGCTTAAGATGAATATTATGGGAGTAATTCAGCCCTAAACATGGATGTAAAGAGCTGAAGGGCATGGAAAAATTTGAAGGTTAGGGCAAAAAGCTCTGAATATAAGGTCAAACTATTGGGGTTAGAGGTGGAATTTATTGATGTGCTCTTCTGTCAACGGTTCTGTTAGCGACTCTATCAACGGCTTTATAAGAGAGAGAACACAGTTACATTCTCTCTATTACTCTTCTTCATAGCTCAGATATTGAATACACAAATCGTGGAAGGCTTGAGCTTGTGGCGAAATCGTACGGTCAGACAATCTAAAGATACCGATCTGGCGCTGTAACGGCGGGTCAATCAATGGAATCCAGACCAAGCGAGTCTCATTGGTAGGGAAGGCCAGCTTTGGCAGCGTGGTGACGCCTATCCCAAGTTCTAATACCGAAAACAGCGAAGTAATGTTCTCCACGGAATAGAGCGCTTGTTCGCTCAGCATTCGCGCAGGTGTTGGGTCAAGTAGGGTACAAGTTCCGTTGCGAATGAAGGGCTGTTTTAACAAAGTTTGCCACTCGATTCCCTCTAACTGAGAGGCGATAGGGTTGTCTCTGAGGCAGACCACACCGATAGGATCGGACAGTAACGGCGTGAAATCGATGCTCTCTTCTTCTAAATGGGAGCTGTTTCCGAGGGCAACATCCACTTCTCCAGAGAGTAATCTTGCCTCCACACCAGCCGCATTATCATCAATCAAACTCACTTCGACATTCGGGTACTGCTCACAAAAAGCCCCTAAAACACTAGGGATTAATTTTGCCGCGACCGATGGCACGCTCGCTATTCGAACTCTTCCTTGTTGTCCTGCCGCGGCTGCGCGCAGGTCATTATCTAACGCTTTGTAAACATTAAGAAACTGAATTATTTTTGGAAGGCATATTTCTCCGAAAGGTGTCAGCGTCGATTTGTTGCCCGTTTCAAACAGTGGCTGACCGAGTATTTTTTCCAACTCTTTTATCGACGTAGAAAGTGCCGCTTGCGATCGATTTGCTCGGTGAGATGCTGCTCGAAATCCGCCTTCTTCGACCACTAAAACGAAATGTTTTAACTGTTGTAGCTTAATACTCATGACACAGATCCTTCTCTAGCCCTTGCTATACCTTACTTTTTGAAAGGTGATAGATTTTATTTATCAAATGCACAAAATTTACCGTTAGGTTTATCGGTCGTCAAGGTGCAGTATTTAACCATCTTGAAACATAGTTGTTACAAAGTTGGATGGAATCGTGAACGCACAAACTAAAAAACACCCAGTAAAAACCGCTCTTTTTGCTTCAAAAGCACCACTAGAGTGGGCAATCGTAAATAACGGCACTCTATACACCGCGCAGATTCCAATTGATGAAACGGGCGCAGTAGTAGAAGGCGGTATCGAAGCGCAAACGCGTCAGACTTTTAACAACCTTGTTCATACGTTGGAGTGTGCAGGCGAATCTATGGATTCCGTACTGCAAGTTCTGATTTACGTGACAGACCGTGAATACCTAAAAACGGTAAACAGCGTATACGGAGAATACTTCAATGCACCTTATCCAAACCGTGCAGCGGTCGTAGTTGCAGGGTTAGCAAGAGAAGAGATGCTGGTCGAGTTCGTGGTTTATGCATCGGCGTCTCAACCTGAATAATTCGACTGTGAACTAAGGCTCTTTGCGGATCAAAACTCTTTTGAATTAAAGCGGTTTATTGATACAAGCGATCGGGTTCACTTTAGATACAAAATGTACGACTTATTTTAGCAATTAATTACCTGAATATTAACAGTTTATTAATTAACCAGATGGTTGCCAGACTCAACCGCAACCTAACCGTTACAAGGACAGAATGATGACTCAATTACAGAATGTTCAAGCAGAAAACGCACTTTACATTGGCGGCGAATGGCAAGCGGGTGTAAGCACCGTTGCGAACATTAACCCATCAGATATTTCTGAAAACATCGGTAACTTTGCACAAGCAAGTGCTGAACAAGTTCAACAAGCGATTTCAGCGGCGAAGCACGCTCAACCAGAGTGGGAAAAAACGCCGATTGAACGCAAGCAGGCGGTTCTTCAAGCGATTGGTGATGAGCTGATTGCACGTTGCGATGAGCTAGGCACGCTTCTTTCTCGTGAAGAAGGTAAGCCTTTTGCTGAAGGTCGTGGTGAGATTTACCGTGCTGGTCAGTTCTTCCAATACTTTGCGGCTGAAGTGCTTCGTCAAATTGGTGACAACGCAGACTCAGTACGCCCAGGTGTTTCTGTTGAAGTGACTCGTGAAGCGGTAGGCGTTATCGGCATCATCTCTCCTTGGAATTTCCCGACAGCAACGGCTGCTTGGAAAATTGCTCCAGCATTAGCTTTCGGTAACAGCGTTATCTGGAAACCAGCAAACCTAACACCAGCAAGTGCGGTTGCGCTTACAGAGATCATCCACCGTCAAGGTATCCCTGCAGGTACGTTTAACCTTGTACTAGGTAGCGGTTCAACGGTAGGTGATGCACTGATCAACTCTAAAGAAGTGAACGGTGTGAGCTTTACCGGTTCTGTTGATACGGGTCGTAAGGTTGCGGCTGCTACAGCGCCAAACTTCGTTCGTTGCCAACTGGAAATGGGCAGTAAGAACGCACTTGTTATTGCTGACGATGCAGACATCCAAACTGCGGTTGATGCAACGATTGCAGGTTCGTTCTCGGGTGCTGGTCAAAAATGTACAGCGTCTTCTCGCCTTGTGGTTATGGATAGCATTCACGACCAATACGTTGAAGCACTAATCAAACGTATGAGCGAGCTGAAAGTGGGTCACGCACTGGAAGAGGACGTGTTCATGGGCCCTGTTGTTGATGGTAACCAACTTGAAGCAAACCTAGGTTGGGTTGAGAAAGCACGTCAAAGCGGCGGTGAGTTGGCATTTGGTGGCGAACGCTTGAGCATGAAGCACGAAGGTTTCTACATGTCTCCAACGTTGTTCTTGAACACTAAGAACGATTGGGAAGTGAACCAAGAAGAAGTGTTCGCACCAATGGCAAGCGTGATTCGTGTCGCTGACCTAGAAGAAGCTATTGCGACAACCAACGATACTCGCTTCGGTCTAACGGGCGGCATCATTACTCAAAGCCTACGTACTAGCGCAATGTTCAAGCAACAAGCGCAAACAGGTTGTGTGATGGTGAACCTACCAACAGCAGGCACGGATTACCACGTACCGTTTGGTGGTCGTAAAGAGTCTAGCTTCGGTCCTCGCGAGCAAGGTCAATACGCGAAAGAGTTCTACACAGTGGTTAAGACGGCTTA belongs to Vibrio cyclitrophicus and includes:
- a CDS encoding aldehyde dehydrogenase family protein; the encoded protein is MTQLQNVQAENALYIGGEWQAGVSTVANINPSDISENIGNFAQASAEQVQQAISAAKHAQPEWEKTPIERKQAVLQAIGDELIARCDELGTLLSREEGKPFAEGRGEIYRAGQFFQYFAAEVLRQIGDNADSVRPGVSVEVTREAVGVIGIISPWNFPTATAAWKIAPALAFGNSVIWKPANLTPASAVALTEIIHRQGIPAGTFNLVLGSGSTVGDALINSKEVNGVSFTGSVDTGRKVAAATAPNFVRCQLEMGSKNALVIADDADIQTAVDATIAGSFSGAGQKCTASSRLVVMDSIHDQYVEALIKRMSELKVGHALEEDVFMGPVVDGNQLEANLGWVEKARQSGGELAFGGERLSMKHEGFYMSPTLFLNTKNDWEVNQEEVFAPMASVIRVADLEEAIATTNDTRFGLTGGIITQSLRTSAMFKQQAQTGCVMVNLPTAGTDYHVPFGGRKESSFGPREQGQYAKEFYTVVKTAYQRPY
- a CDS encoding RidA family protein, giving the protein MNAQTKKHPVKTALFASKAPLEWAIVNNGTLYTAQIPIDETGAVVEGGIEAQTRQTFNNLVHTLECAGESMDSVLQVLIYVTDREYLKTVNSVYGEYFNAPYPNRAAVVVAGLAREEMLVEFVVYASASQPE
- a CDS encoding LysR family transcriptional regulator, which gives rise to MSIKLQQLKHFVLVVEEGGFRAASHRANRSQAALSTSIKELEKILGQPLFETGNKSTLTPFGEICLPKIIQFLNVYKALDNDLRAAAAGQQGRVRIASVPSVAAKLIPSVLGAFCEQYPNVEVSLIDDNAAGVEARLLSGEVDVALGNSSHLEEESIDFTPLLSDPIGVVCLRDNPIASQLEGIEWQTLLKQPFIRNGTCTLLDPTPARMLSEQALYSVENITSLFSVLELGIGVTTLPKLAFPTNETRLVWIPLIDPPLQRQIGIFRLSDRTISPQAQAFHDLCIQYLSYEEE